Proteins encoded within one genomic window of Elephas maximus indicus isolate mEleMax1 chromosome 21, mEleMax1 primary haplotype, whole genome shotgun sequence:
- the LOC126064635 gene encoding tripartite motif-containing protein 75-like, translated as MEVTAALAGIQAEANCPICLDYFRDPVTIKCGHNFCRSCFQQSWQDQQDWFRCPVCRHPCLQLHLRSNTQLGNIAEIAKLLNITRSKRKREEETRLCKKHNQVLTHFCEEDLEVLCPLCTQPPNHQDHLVRSIEEAASHHRKRLISYMEPLKKQVADIQKLITTQDREPSELRKKVEKQRKELFSEFEHLNKFLDREHEAALSRLAYEEKHIQQNLNANITAFSEFISTLNNLLKEVAEKSVMSEVKLLTDIKSIQNRCESLNPPVLYSFQLTKEGCSLPPQYSALQKIIQKFKEDVTLDPETAHSNLIVSEDKKSVIFVKKTQRLPPNPKRFKFDPVVLGCEEFSSGRHYWEVEVGEKPEWSVGLCKDSLSRKAKRPPAGQERCWAIQLCNGNYVAQGTFPVTLVITEKPRGIGIYLDYELGEISFYSLNDRSHIHSFTDRFSEILKPYFCIGRDSQPLTICAVRDYE; from the coding sequence atgGAGGTCACAGCAGCCCTAGCAGGAATTCAGGCAGAAGCTAACTGCCCCATCTGTCTGGATTACTTTAGAGACCCTGTTACCATCAAATGTGGGCACAACTTCTGTCGCTCCTGCTTCCAGCAATCCTGGCAGGATCAACAGGACTGGTTCCGATGCCCTGTGTGCCGCCACCCATGCCTACAGTTGCACCTCAGGAGCAACACCCAGCTGGGAAATATAGCTGAAATTGCCAAGCTACTCAACATCACCAGGAGcaagaggaagagggaggaagagacacgCTTGTGCAAGAAGCACAATCAGGTACTGACCCACTTCTGTGAGGAAGACCTGGAAGTCCTGTGTCCCCTGTGCACTCAGCCACCAAACCACCAGGATCACCTCGTGAGGTCCATAGAGGAGGCTGCCTCTCATCACAGGAAAAGGCTCATAAGTTACATGGAGCCCCTGAAGAAACAAGTGGCAGACATTCAAAAACTAATAACTACCCAAGACAGAGAACCATCAGAACTGAGAAAGAAGGtggaaaagcaaaggaaagaatTATTCTCTGAATTTGAGCACCTGAACAAGTTTTTAGACCGTGAGCATGAGGCAGCTCTCTCCAGGTTAGCTTATGAAGAGAAGCACATTCAACAGAATCTAAATGCGAATATAACAGCATTTTCAGAGTTCATTTCCACACTCAACAATCTACTAAAGGAGGTGGCAGAGAAGAGTGTGATGTCAGAAGTGAAACTGCTAACAGATATTAAGAGCATCCAGAATCGATGTGAAAGCCTCAACCCCCCAGTGCTCTATTCCTTCCAGCTAACGAAGGAAGGATGCAGCCTTCCTCCACAGTATTCGGCTCTGCAGAAAATTATACAGAAATTTAAGGAAGATGTAACCTTGGATCCTGAAACAGCACATTCAAATCTGATTGTCTCTGAAGATAAAAAGTCTGTCATATTtgtaaagaaaacacagagactTCCTCCTAATCCAAAGAGATTCAAGTTTGACCCAGTTGTCCTGGGTTGTGAAGAGTTCAGTTCTGGTAGACATTACTGGGAGGTGGAAGTGGGTGAGAAGCCTGAATGGTCTGTGGGGCTTTGTAAAGACTCCCTTTCCAGGAAGGCAAAGAGGCCCCCGGCAGGGCAGGAGAGATGCTGGGCAATTCAGCTGTGCAATGGTAACTATGTTGCACAAGGCACTTTTCCAGTCACTCTGGTGATAACAGAAAAACCCAGAGGGATTGGCATTTATCTGGACTATGAACTGGGTGAGATTTCGTTTTACAGTTTGAATGACAGATCTCATATCCATTCTTTCACTGATAGATTTTCTGAAATCCTGAAGCCTTATTTCTGTATTGGACGTGATTCTCAACCTCTCACAATCTGTGCTGTCAGAGATTATGAATGA
- the LOC126064636 gene encoding tripartite motif-containing protein 75-like: protein MEVTAALAGIQAEANCPICLDYFRDPVTIKCGHNFCRSCIEQSWEGQQDRFPCPVCRHPCLQWDLRSNTQLGNIVEIVKLLHITRSKGKREEETRLCEKHNQVLTHFCEEDLEVLCPLCTQLPDHQDHLVRSIEEAASHHRKRLTSYMELLKKQVADFQKLVTSQEREPSELRKKVEKQRKKLFSEFEHLYKFLDREREEALSRLAREEKHIQQKLNANITAFSEYISTLNNLLKEVAEKSVMSEVKLLTDIKGIQDQCENLNPPVLYSFQLTKEGCSLPPQYSALQKVIQKFKEDVTLDPETAHSNLIVSEDKKSVTFVKKTQRLPPNPKRFKFDPVVLGCEEFSSGRHYWEVEVGEKPEWSVGLCKDSLSRKAKRPLAGQERCWAIHLCNGNYVAQGTFPVTLVITEKPRGIGIYLDYELGEISFYSLNDRSHIHSFTDRFSEILKPYFCIGCDSQPLTICAVRDYE from the coding sequence ATGGAGGTCACAGCAGCCCTAGCAGGAATTCAGGCAGAAGCTAACTGCCCCATCTGTCTGGATTACTTTAGAGACCCCGTTACCATCAAATGTGGGCACAACTTCTGTCGCTCCTGCATCGAGCAGTCCTGGGAGGGTCAACAGGACAGGTTCCCTTGCCCTGTGTGCCGTCACCCATGCCTACAGTGGGACCTCAGGAGCAACACCCAGCTGGGAAATATAGTTGAAATTGTCAAGCTACTCCACATCACCAGGagcaaggggaagagggaggaagagacacgCTTGTGTGAGAAGCACAATCAGGTACTGACCCATTTCTGTGAGGAAGACCTGGAGGTGTTGTGTCCCCTGTGCACTCAGCTCCCAGACCACCAGGATCACCTCGTGAGGTCCATAGAGGAGGCTGCCTCTCATCACAGGAAAAGGCTCACGAGTTACATGGAGCTCCTGAAGAAGCAAGTGGCAGACTTTCAAAAACTAGTAACTTCCCAAGAGAGAGAACCATCAGAGCTGAGAAAGAAGGTGGAAAAGCAGAGGAAAAAATTATTCTCTGAATTTGAGCACCTGTACAAGTTTTTAGACCGTGAGCGTGAAGAAGCCCTTTCCAGGTTAGCTCGTGAAGAGAAGCACATTCAACAGAAACTAAATGCAAACATAACAGCATTTTCAGAGTACATTTCCACACTCAACAATCTACTAAAGGAGGTGGCAGAGAAGAGTGTGATGTCAGAAGTGAAACTGCTGACAGATATTAAGGGCATCCAGGATCAGTGTGAAAACCTCAACCCCCCAGTGCTCTATTCCTTCCAGCTAACGAAGGAAGGATGCAGCCTTCCTCCACAGTATTCGGCTCTGCAGAAAGTTATACAGAAATTTAAGGAAGATGTAACCTTGGATCCTGAAACAGCACATTCAAATCTGATTGTCTCTGAAGATAAAAAGTCTGTCACATTTGTGAAGAAAACACAAAGACTTCCTCCTAATCCAAAGAGATTCAAGTTTGACCCAGTTGTCCTGGGTTGTGAAGAGTTCAGTTCTGGTAGACATTACTGGGAGGTGGAAGTGGGTGAGAAGCCTGAATGGTCTGTGGGGCTTTGTAAAGACTCCCTTTCCAGGAAGGCAAAGAGGCCCCTGGCAGGGCAGGAGAGATGCTGGGCAATTCACCTGTGCAATGGTAACTATGTTGCACAAGGCACTTTTCCAGTCACTCTGGTGATAACAGAAAAACCCAGAGGGATTGGCATTTATCTGGACTATGAACTGGGTGAGATTTCATTTTACAGTTTGAATGACAGATCTCATATCCATTCTTTCACTGATAGATTTTCTGAAATCCTCAAGCCTTATTTCTGTATTGGGTGTGATTCTCAACCTCTCACAATCTGTGCTGTCAGAGATTATGAATGA
- the LOC126064637 gene encoding tripartite motif-containing protein 75-like, whose translation MEVMKVLAGIWAEANCLICMDYFRDPVTIKCGHNFCRFCIQQSWEDQQDWFRCPVCRHPCLQLHLRSNTQLGNIAEIAKLLHITRSKRKREEETRLCKKHNQVLTHFCEEDLEVLCPLCTQPPNHQGHLVRSIEEAASHHRKRLISYMQPLKKQVADFQKLITSQEREPSELRNKVEKQRKELFSEFEHLNKFLDREHEAALSRLAYEEKHIQQKLKGNITAFSESISTLNNLLKEVAEKSVMSEVKLLTDIKGIQDQCESLNPPVLYSFQLTKEGCSLPPQYSALQKIIQKFKEDVTLDPETAHSNLIVSEDKNSVTFVKKTQRLPPNPKRFKFDPVVLGCEEFSSGRHYWEVEVGEKPEWSVGLCKDSLSRKAKRPPAGQERCWAIQLCNGNYVAQGTFPVTLVITEKPRGIGIYLDYELGEISFYSLNDRSHIHSFTDRFSEILKTYFCIGRDSQPLTICAFRDYE comes from the coding sequence atgGAGGTCATGAAAGTTCTGGCAGGAATTTGGGCAGAAGCTAACTGCCTGATCTGTATGGATTACTTTAGAGACCCCGTTACCATCAAATGTGGGCACAACTTCTGTCGCTTTTGCATCCAGCAATCCTGGGAGGATCAACAGGACTGGTTTCGATGCCCTGTGTGCCGCCACCCATGCCTACAGTTGCACCTCAGGAGCAACACCCAGCTGGGAAATATAGCTGAAATTGCCAAGCTACTCCACATCACCAGGAGcaagaggaagagggaggaagagacacgCTTGTGCAAGAAGCACAATCAGGTACTGACCCACTTCTGTGAAGAAGACCTGGAAGTCCTGTGTCCCCTGTGCACTCAGCCACCAAACCACCAGGGTCACCTCGTGAGGTCCATAGAGGAGGCTGCCTCTCATCACAGGAAAAGGCTCATAAGTTACATGCAGCCCCTGAAGAAGCAAGTGGCAGACTTTCAAAAACTAATAACTTCCCAAGAGAGAGAACCATCAGAGCTGAGAAACAAGGtggaaaagcaaaggaaagaatTATTCTCTGAATTTGAGCACCTGAACAAGTTTTTAGACCGTGAGCATGAGGCAGCTCTCTCCAGGTTAGCTTATGAAGAGAAGCACATTCAACAGAAACTAAAAGGGAATATAACAGCATTTTCAGAGTCCATTTCCACACTCAACAATCTACTAAAGGAGGTGGCAGAGAAGAGTGTGATGTCAGAAGTGAAACTGCTAACAGATATTAAGGGCATCCAGGATCAGTGTGAAAGCCTCAACCCCCCAGTGCTCTATTCCTTCCAGCTAACGAAGGAAGGATGCAGCCTTCCTCCACAGTATTCGGCTCTGCAGAAAATTATACAGAAATTTAAAGAAGATGTAACCTTGGATCCTGAAACAGCACATTCAAATCTGATTGTCTCTGAGGATAAAAATTCTGTCACATTTGTGAAGAAAACACAAAGACTTCCTCCTAATCCAAAGAGATTCAAGTTTGACCCAGTTGTCCTGGGTTGTGAAGAGTTCAGTTCTGGTAGACATTACTGGGAGGTTGAAGTGGGTGAGAAGCCTGAATGGTCTGTGGGGCTTTGTAAAGACTCCCTTTCCAGGAAGGCAAAGAGGCCCCCGGCAGGGCAGGAGAGATGCTGGGCAATTCAGCTGTGCAATGGTAACTATGTTGCACAAGGCACTTTTCCAGTCACTCTGGTCATAACAGAAAAGCCCAGAGGGATTGGCATTTATCTGGACTATGAACTGGGTGAGATTTCGTTTTACAGTTTGAATGACAGATCTCATATCCATTCTTTCACTGATAGATTTTCTGAAATCCTGAAGACTTATTTCTGTATTGGACGTGATTCTCAACCTCTCACAATCTGTGCTTTCAGAGATTATGAATGA